DNA sequence from the Candidatus Saccharibacteria bacterium oral taxon 488 genome:
TCATTGATTATAACAAGCGCGTGCATTGGATGCGGCATGTCGAGCCGTGGCTGGCCAAGGCTGGCCGGTTTGAGAATTTCAAGGTGTGTCTGATGCTCGGCGTAGCGGCGATGCTGTATTTCACGGTTGAGCCGCCGCATCGGGCGCTGGTGCTGATCTCGTCGGTGTTGGGGATTATACTGCACATCGGGCTGGAGCTGTTCGGCTCATTCTTTCATGAGGATGATGCTAAATCGGTCAAGGTTAAAACTGGCTGGGCGGCGTTTGCTAGCCTGCTCTATCTGGAAGTGTTGGATGCTAGTTTTAGCTTTGACGGCGTTATCGGCGCTTTTGCCATCACCAGCAGTGTGTTGCTGATCGTGGCGGGGCTCGGCGCCGGAGCGATTTGGGTGCGGTCGCTGACGGTGTATTTGCTGCGGACGGGCGTGCTTGGCAAGTATAAATATCTGGAAAACGGCGCGCATTGGGCCATCATGGCGCTGGGTATGATGATGATCGCCAAGCTGTTTCATCTGGAGCTGCCGGAGTGGGCAACGGGCGGTTTGGGGCTGCTGTTTGTGAGCTTGGCGGTAGGTAGCAGCATGCTAGAGACGCGAGCGATTAATCTGCAAGAGGCAGCCGCGGCGAAATTGCACAGTGCTGAGCGGCGGCTGAAACACAGCGCGGCGAGGATTGTGTCGCGGAAGCGGCGGTAGTTGGTATTTGGATTTTTATTTTCGGGCGTGAGCGTTTGCTTATTGCGACATTGTTGCAATAAGAATTTATTTGGTTTAATGTCGCAAGCGTAGTGGCGTAGCGATGTGCCGGGGACTAGAGCTTGACGCTGAGCGGTTCGATGGTACCGTCAAGAAATGTGCCGACTAGCTTGATGGATTCGGGAATCGTCCAGTCGCGCAGGATTGTTCGCTCGTTGGCATTGAACTTGCTAAGGACGAAATCAACATCGCCAATTTGCCGGCGCAGTAAATTGTCGGTGCCGATACGAATATGCCAGAAATCAGCGCCGATGTGAGTATGTAGCGATTTTAAGCCGTTGCTGCCAGCGTCGCGGCCGCCCTTGCGGACGCGGATTTTGCCAAAATCAAGGTCAGTGTCATCGTGAATAATTAGTAAATCATCCAGTGTCAATTTATAAAAATCCATGAGCGCCCGCGCGGCAACGCCGACTTCGTTATAGTACGTCGTTGGTTTGACCAAGAGAACTTTTTCCTGCGGACTAGCAGTTAACGACTTTGCGTCAGCAGTTGAGGCTAGCTTGACATTATTTAGCTTAGCAATATCCGCAAAGAATTTGGGCTTATTGCTAAATTGTGCACCCTGCTCCGCCGCCAACTGGTCAATTGCCAAAAAGCCAGCATTATGCCGCGTGTGAACGTACTTTTCGCCAGGATTGCCAAGGGCCAGAATGACTTTCATAGCCTTAGTATATCACCTTGGCCAGGATGACGTATAATAGATGTATGGCGAAACGCGATGATGATTTGGAATTTAGTGTTAATGCGGCGTTTGACGAGGCGCGGGCGGTTGTTGACAAGGTGCCGCTATATTTGGTGAATGGCTCGCTGGGTGCTGGCAAGACCAGTGTGCTGGAATTCTTATTGCAACAAAGTGGCTATAAGGGTGCGCGGGTGATTGAAAATGAATATGCCAATGAAAATGTCGACGGCTACCGGCTGGAGGGACTAGCGGAGATGGTGACGACGTTGGCTGGCGACTGCGTCTGCTGCTCGTCGAAGCACGCGCTGACGCGGATGCTGCTGGACTTCTGCCGGAATTCTCCGGCGCCAGTGTTTATCGAGGCGACGGGCGTGGCGCGAACGATGAATTTGGTGGAAAAACTCATTAATGCACAAATCTTCAATAAGTATGAGTTGATGCAGAGTTTTTACGTGATCGATGCGCACGAGATTTTGCGCGGGATTGAGCCAGCGCACGAAGTTGAACTGCAAGCAGCAGACGTGATT
Encoded proteins:
- a CDS encoding DUF475 domain-containing protein; protein product: MKHWLYSHHPFRIFWFSALLTLALGGLIFTQLGLNGLWLFAILVVLEVTFSFDNAVINSKVLASMSQVWQKIFLTVGIFVAVFVVRFVLPIIIVMVASGHGFMEVVDLALNKPAEYGHILHEASPMIDAFGGAFLIMIGLSYFIDYNKRVHWMRHVEPWLAKAGRFENFKVCLMLGVAAMLYFTVEPPHRALVLISSVLGIILHIGLELFGSFFHEDDAKSVKVKTGWAAFASLLYLEVLDASFSFDGVIGAFAITSSVLLIVAGLGAGAIWVRSLTVYLLRTGVLGKYKYLENGAHWAIMALGMMMIAKLFHLELPEWATGGLGLLFVSLAVGSSMLETRAINLQEAAAAKLHSAERRLKHSAARIVSRKRR
- a CDS encoding aminoacyl-tRNA hydrolase produces the protein MKVILALGNPGEKYVHTRHNAGFLAIDQLAAEQGAQFSNKPKFFADIAKLNNVKLASTADAKSLTASPQEKVLLVKPTTYYNEVGVAARALMDFYKLTLDDLLIIHDDTDLDFGKIRVRKGGRDAGSNGLKSLHTHIGADFWHIRIGTDNLLRRQIGDVDFVLSKFNANERTILRDWTIPESIKLVGTFLDGTIEPLSVKL